A genome region from Danio aesculapii chromosome 2, fDanAes4.1, whole genome shotgun sequence includes the following:
- the LOC130235892 gene encoding serine/threonine-protein kinase pim-2-like, translated as MFQQCLQCVQRLFAFIMGQRQSSREKVEGGVECGDGAHRRPALTPTDHTAELHPRFDETPVVVVEGGREEKGGKKTKKKRPKRRGFKSLASFFSCLSPPKSTRAQVEQGEVDQDTKTPYKRSTEDQTSLQDIVFSVEDSVHQEPPISDPDVLPAAVEVVVDEVQHEDQDSPVSSLADVSESQLLKQLDCTELIKTKDDIRNKYSIGKKMGEGGCGSVYEGTRCEDGLQVAVKFTAKIENEPYINLPDLANPVPLEVALTLLANQGPSCNNIIQLLDWEDHPDRYIMVLELPSPCIDMHLFWLRHDRVFSELVARYFMRQVVDAAAVCCSRGVFHRDIKMPNLLVNTETLEVKLIDFGCGDLLRSTSYKTYSGTARYCPPEFIDIGEYHGKEATVWSLGVLLFRMITSLYPDSSDICYMDIELWSQSGYSDECCRFIRGCLKSNPEQRLHLDELLSHDWFKIPHLSR; from the exons ATGTTTCAGCAGTGTTTACAGTGTGTGCAGCGACTTTTTGCGTTTATTATGGGACAGCGACAATCTAGTAGAGAGAAAGTGGAGGGAGGAGTTGAGTGCGGGGACGGAGCCCATCGCCGACCAGCACTGACTCCAACCGACCACACGGCGGAGCTCCATCCTCGTTTTGACGAGACGCCTGTGGTGGTTGTAGAGGGAGGTAGAGAGGAGAAAGGAgggaagaaaacaaaaaagaagaggCCAAAGAGGAGGGGTTTCAAGAGTTTGGCCTCTTTTTTCTCTTGTTTATCCCCTCCCAAATCCACCAGAGCTCAGGTGGAGCAGGGTGAGGTGGACCAGGACACTAAGACCCCATACAAGAGGAGCACTGAGG ATCAGACTTCTCTGCAGGACATTGTCTTTTCTGTGGAGGACAGTGTTCACCAGGAGCCTCCTATCAGTGATCCTGATGTCCTTCCCGCTGCCGTGGAGGTAGTAGTGGATGAAGTCCAACATGAAGATCAAGACAGTCCAGTCAGTTCGTTGGCAGATGTGAGTGAATCACAACTGCTGAAACAGCTGGACTGTACTGAGCTCATAAAGACCAAGG ATGACATTCGAAACAAGTACTCCATCGGCAAAAAGATGGGTGAAGGAGGATGCGGCTCTGTTTATGAAGGGACCCGCTGTGAAGACGGCCTTCAGGTGGCTGTGAAATTCACAGCGAAGATTGAAAACGAGCCGTACATTAACCTT CCTGACCTTGCCAATCCAGTTCCCCTTGAGGTGGCCCTTACATTGCTGGCCAATCAAGGGCCCAGCTGTAACAACATAATACAGCTGCTAGATTGGGAAGACCATCCTGACCGATATATAATGGTCTTAGAGCTGCCCTCACCCTGCATAGACATGCACCTGTTTTGGCTGCGTCATGACAGAGTCTTCTCTGAGCTGGTGGCCCGTTATTTTATGCGCCAAGTGGTTGACGCTGCTGCTGTTTGCTGTTCTCGGGGAGTCTTTCATCGGGACATTAAAATGCCAAACCTCTTGGTTAACACAGAGACCCTGGAGGTTAAACTAATTGATTTCGGCTGTGGAGACCTCCTGAGATCAACATCCTACAAAACCTACAGTG GAACAGCAAGGTACTGCCCTCCGGAGTTTATTGACATAGGAGAGTACCATGGGAAAGAGGCGACAGTGTGGTCATTGGGGGTCCTACTATTCAGAATGATCACCAGCCTTTACCCAGACAGCAGTGACATCTGTTACATGGACATTGAGCTCTGGTCCCAGTCGGGCTACTCAGATG AATGCTGCCGTTTTATTCGGGGTTGCCTCAAGAGCAATCCTGAGCAGAGGCTGCACCTGGATGAGCTGCTCTCTCATGACTGGTTCAAGATACCACATCTATCTAGATGA
- the selenof gene encoding selenoprotein F: MAGEVYLLWLLPLLQALASYGAELSSEACRELGFSSNLLCSSCELLGQFSLNQLDLPCRQCCQEEAQLENRKLYPGAILEVCGUKLGRFPQVQAFVRSDKPKMFRGLQIKYVRGSDPVLKLLDDNGNIAEELSILKWNTDSVEEFLSEKLERI, from the exons ATGGCGGGGGAGGTGTATCTGCTTTGGTTGCTGCCGTTATTACAGGCG TTGGCGTCCTATGGAGCAGAGCTCTCGTCTGAGGCTTGCAGGGAGCTGGGGTTCTCCAGCAATCTCCTGTGTAGCTCCTGTGAGCTCCTGGGTCAGTTCAGTCTGAACCAGCTAGACCTTCCCTGCAGGCAGTGCTGCCAAGAGGAGGCTCAGCTGGAGAACAGGAAG CTCTACCCAGGAGCCATCCTTGAGGTCTGTGGATGAAAACTGGGGAGGTTCCCTCAAGTCCAAG cttttgTCAGGAGTGACAAGCCAAAGATGTTCAGAGGGCTTCAAATCaag taTGTGAGAGGCTCGGACCCTGTACTAAAGCTGTTGGACGATAACGGGAACATCGCTGAAGAGCTCAGCATCCTCAAGTGGAACACAGACAGCGTTGAAGAATTTCTTAGTGAGAAGTTAGAGCGAATTTAG